In Mangifera indica cultivar Alphonso chromosome 7, CATAS_Mindica_2.1, whole genome shotgun sequence, the genomic window CAGGACTCCATAGctcttgtaaaatatctaaGCAAATGCTTCCGTCTGCATAGACTGATCAAATTCATAGACACAGTGAGAAATTCAATGCAATCACAATCAAAACTGCATGCCATGTAATCCAGAAAGTCAGAGCAATCACCTTGAAAAAGAAGTGTAGCAAACAACTTatccttaaataaaaaaatgcagcaacaaaaaattactaataagaCAAAAACATACTATTTGGATGAAACATCCGCGAGACAAACTGAACTGTTGGAGCTTTATGCGGATAATCCTCAGTAAATTGTAGAGTCAACTTGAACGTACCTAAGCAAGTTCAACAAAATGCTTACATTaaacattcaaataaattataaggatatttaaaataaaataagtataaaggttataagcatatttttttattcctcTTATGGCGATCCAGTTGAAACTTCAAGACTCAAATGTAAGTATTTTAAGAAATTTGTTCTACTGTATCATCTACACCACAACTTTTAGCTCTATTTTATCCAACTGTTCCAGATTAAGGTGTTCTGAAGAGTCTgagaatttttctttcttaaaataGGAAAATGCTATGCATATTAACTTGTTTAAATTACTGAGCCGAACAACTGAACAAACTGATCGGAACTTGTAAAGACATGAGATCATATCAATAATAGGGGTgtcacaaaatttatatttgttggaaactttttttcaaacttttcacCATGAATCCATCCTAAATACTACAAGGCAggaaattttctatcaaatagTCATTAACCTATTTGCAAAGAGTAAATGCCtgtatacaaaatatttcattttgttgaaattaatgTCTGCCCAACCAAATCATCTAATGAAAGGAAAAAGGATTCAACCATTAAGCACTAGCAACAcaacaatttaataaaactacaGAATTTGACATGCACAAGAACAGAAACgaaaaccaataaaataaatttcaaaaccaCTCAGACATAACCTGAGAGCTTTAACCAAGATTACACAAACAAAACCCAGTGTTCAATCGAGGAATCATATAGGAAATTAATGTTGATAAACCAAACCATAATTAATCAACGACAACAAAATACGACTTAACCTAAACAAATTCAACGATGATTTATCCACATCATCAGCATAAGCAGTGAATTAACCATTCGCATACCATcttaataacaagaaaaatcaaTGCTTCAGCTAAATAAATCAACATAAactaaaattcatcaaaaaccCAGCAAAAACAACACTACTTACactcaataaaacaaaaaataataaataataaattacaattagAAATTAGAAACCCACCTCCATACCACGGTGTATCATCATCAGGCCTACAAAACAGACACGCatatcaaaagaataaatatggggaaaaaaacccacaaaaggaagaaaaaaggcAGACGAGAAAGGTACCCAAAAATGACGGCATTCCAGAGCATGATGTTGTTGTCTTGAGGGCCCCCACTAATACCTGCAGGTGGATCCCGTTGGAGCAGCTTGAATTCTTTCATCAGCCTCCTCTCTGCAAGTGTGGACATGGCAGATGGGCTCTCTGAGAAAAAGAAGGTTCGAGAAGAGAGATCTGATCAATTCTCTGCAAAACCAAGATGGCTGAGTTTTACACTCTAGGTTACGCGTGCGCctgtgtataaatttataagaaataaaagataaaatgaaaaaaaataatacctgttataaaaataataatcaagtgTGTAAGGATAATGAGATTAAAGTAAAAGGgagaagagaggagaagaaaagCAGAAGCTATTCAAGAAAAATGCTTTTCCAGgcgaaaagaagaaaatgtataAGAAGAAAAGCAATATGCAATTAATTGAGAGAAAGACGTGTATACAACGAGGGGAGAGGTAGAAAGCCTGCTCCCCCTTTCTTGACTTTCTTGCATTCACGCATAATTTGTCAACTTACCgacgtggtggaaaatccatcatatataacaatataaatgaaaaataataatacacgCCTATGTATTATTTTACGTACGTGTAcaaacatatattataatatatgtatattttccAATATACACGCTTAATTAACATACGCATACCAACAAAAAGAATTGGGGAAGTTGCCCCATCATCCTTCTAAACAATTCAATCTTCTACGAGTATATTCTTACACTTCTTATTACCTACCATTATATTcatcaatatcaataataaccATAAAACATGAACATTTGTTTGTTTGAAAATCGTAAACCCAAAATTCCAAGCACGATGGcaataacaaaatttgtataactaaacttttttttgttatattatagaATGAAAATCATTTTGAACAATGATAATAAGAACAatgaaaaacaacaataattttaGATGAGCTTTTTGGAATCAAATAAGAGGAGTAAAATTTCACtctatataaacaattattattgtttaaccCTAATATGATGTTTATATGGGAATAATGGCAAAAGAGAAAGTAGGGAAGAGATCTTAATCTTCATTCTCATCCCTAAAAAGGATATTACTCTCCGTCATTCAttataagaataacaaaaatttctCGTTCCCtttccaagaaaaaaatttcttctctaTCTTGTCCCCGTCTCTGTTATTGTcctaagaataatttttttgtttttcgtatcatctaaacacaatatattaaataacaaagttaactaaaattaaaattaaactcattaTTTCAactatcatatatattaattgttttaatatatataataaaaatataaataatttaacattataaagatatgttaatattttaaataaaaaaattaatataaaagagcAAAGATAAGAGATGTAGATAAGGACTATAATAGAAACTAGGTTGAGAGAGGGGCAGAGAAAGGACACACATATCTCTGTCCTAGATTATAgggattatttttgttttaattttcatttctattagAGAATCctctttttgttaaaataaaaaactctaaattcagattaaaattatcatctatatgAGAAAacctttcattttttgtttatctCTATATACACTGCTTTAAAagtggttattttaattaattattataaaatcttttggTCAAATCTAAATATAATTGCTTCTTAATTTTTGTGCACTTTTTGTTGAAATCTTTCACTCAAATggtaaatttgaaattatgaagagTTCCGAGTTTGGGTTCTTATAttggaaattataataattcactttgacaaagaaaggaaaggaaaggaaaggaaaggaaaagaaaaggacaATTTGTTGATGGTGAGGTGAGTTTGTGCTTCCCGTTTTATTGTTGAATCTGATAAATGTTTCCTCAACAAGCGGTTTGACGTAATACCAtcaagggaga contains:
- the LOC123221284 gene encoding ubiquitin-conjugating enzyme E2 2-like, which codes for MSTLAERRLMKEFKLLQRDPPAGISGGPQDNNIMLWNAVIFGPDDDTPWYGGTFKLTLQFTEDYPHKAPTVQFVSRMFHPNIYADGSICLDILQELWSPVYSVYGILTSIQSLLCDPNPKSPVNSEAARMFRENKREYDRRVREIVEQSWIAD